One window of the Nicotiana tabacum cultivar K326 chromosome 4, ASM71507v2, whole genome shotgun sequence genome contains the following:
- the LOC107786971 gene encoding pentatricopeptide repeat-containing protein At5g66520-like gives MMELQRLNLKNKLTCLLENCRSMRKLKQIHAHITTSPKLFTTDRCFLISRLIFFCAFSQSGSLIYANAVFRFVPRKTLFIYNSMIRAYASRIHDPTSFQPLILYKRMLNDGITPDCITLPFVLKHCVNRVNEFVGTSVHAHVVKFGFHSDVFVQNSLISLYSQCGSVGIARKVFDEMSNRDIVSWNSMVIGCLRNGELDMALELFRRMKKRNIITWNSIITGFVQGGRPKEALEFFYEMQISGDDMVSPDKMTIASVISACASLGAVDQGKWVHDYLNRSGVECDMVISTALVDMYGKCGSVSRALDVFKAMKNKDVLACTAMVSAFALNGNGREAFELFLDMEAAGVRPNAVTFTALLSACAHSGLIEIGRRCFDVMRRAYHIETQVQHYACMVDILGRAGLFDEAEGLIRSMPMEPDVFVWGALLGGCQKHRNFQLGEKVSRYLIALEPLNHAFYVNLCDIYAKAGRFDHVKEIRALMKEKGIEKTVPGCSMIEVDGVVHEFSVRGSPQVLMTEIKSVLTSLSDEMGRRVNMSPSLE, from the coding sequence ATGATGGAGCTCCAACGGTTAAATTTGAAGAATAAACTGACATGCCTGCTTGAGAATTGCAGGAGCATGAGAAAGCTGAAGCAGATACATGCCCACATCACTACATCTCCTAAGCTCTTTACCACTGACCGTTGCTTCCTAATCTCTCGTCTTATTTTCTTCTGCGCATTTTCTCAATCAGGGTCTCTCATCTATGCCAACGCCGTATTCAGATTCGTCCCTCGCAAAACTCTCTTCATTTACAACTCCATGATCAGAGCTTACGCTTCAAGAATCCATGACCCCACTTCATTTCAGCCCTTAATTTTGTACAAACGAATGCTGAATGATGGTATTACACCTGACTGTATTACATTACCCTTCGTGTTAAAACATTGCGTCAACAGAGTTAATGAATTTGTAGGAACAAGTGTTCATGCCCATGTTGTTAAGTTTGGGTTTCATAGTGATGTTTTTGTGCAGAATTCTTTGATAAGTTTGTATTCACAATGCGGGTCAGTGGGGATTGCAAGGAAGGTATTTGATGAAATGTCAAATCGGGATATTGTTTCGTGGAATTCTATGGTAATTGGGTGTCTGAGAAACGGAGAGTTGGATATGGCCTTAGAGTTGTTTAGGAGAATGAAGAAGAGGAATATTATTACTTGGAATTCAATTATCACAGGGTTTGTACAAGGAGGTAGGCCAAAAGAAGCTTTAGAATTCTTCTATGAAATGCAAATTTCAGGTGATGATATGGTTAGTCCAGATAAAATGACAATTGCTAGTGTAATCTCAGCTTGTGCTTCTCTTGGAGCAGTTGATCAAGGTAAGTGGGTACATGATTACTTGAACAGGAGTGGAGTGGAGTGTGATATGGTAATTTCCACCGCATTAGTAGACATGTATGGCAAATGTGGGAGTGTTTCTCGAGCACTTGATGTTTTTAAGGCAATGAAAAATAAGGATGTTTTGGCATGTACAGCTATGGTTTCTGCTTTTGCACTTAATGGGAATGGTAGAGAAGCATTTGAGCTGTTCTTGGACATGGAAGCGGCTGGAGTGAGGCCTAATGCTGTGACTTTTACTGCTTTGTTGTCTGCTTGTGCACATTCTGGCCTTATAGAGATAGGCCGAAGGTGTTTTGATGTGATGAGGCGTGCTTATCACATAGAGACACAAGTTCAACACTATGCTTGCATGGTTGACATTCTTGGTCGAGCTGGTCTCTTTGATGAGGCAGAAGGGCTAATCAGAAGTATGCCAATGGAGCCAGATGTTTTCGTTTGGGGTGCACTACTTGGTGGGTGCCAAAAGCACCGAAATTTTCAGTTAGGAGAAAAGGTTTCTCGGTATTTGATTGCTTTGGAGCCTCTGAACCATGCTTTTTATGTTAATCTTTGCGATATATATGCCAAAGCTGGTAGGTTTGACCATGTTAAGGAGATTAGAGCCCTTATGAAGGAGAAAGGGATTGAGAAGACAGTTCCTGGATGCAGCATGATTGAAGTTGATGGAGTTGTCCACGAATTTTCTGTAAGAGGATCTCCTCAAGTTTTGATGACAGAAATAAAGTCTGTATTAACCAGTTTGAGTGATGAGATGGGAAGGAGAGTTAATATGAGCCCTTCTCTGGAATGA
- the LOC107786972 gene encoding mitochondrial metalloendopeptidase OMA1: MGWYRRSKFGLDAFRHFASKFSLKNSIQETIPRPNKFNSASGFSTSSSKILRNSCFQYGIKQNKYTTGPFLGGGRRYYYVDRHQVHHFRPRGPQRWFQNPRTVLTVVLVGSGLVITVYMGNLETIPYTKRTHFVLLSKDLEKRLGDTQFQQMKGTFKGKILPAIHPESVRVRLIATDIIEALQRGLRKEQVWTDLHYASGDMASHGTTSGQHETLMALSDSNPEAKWSKEDEILDDSWVQKSRKKGQEKGSDSATGHLEGLKWEVLVVNEPVVNAFCLPGGKIVVFTGLLEHFRTDAEIATIIGHEVGHAVARHAAEGITKNLWFAIIQMILYQFVMPDVVNTMSALFLRLPFSRRMEMEADYIGLLLMASAGYNPRIAPSVYEKLGKISGESALRDYLSTHPSGKKRAQLLAQAKVMDEALSIYREVQAGKGIEGFL; encoded by the exons ATGGGATGGTACAGAAGATCAAAATTCGGTCTTGACGCGTTTCGCCATTTCGCATCTAAGTTTTCACTCAAAAATTCCATTCAAGAAACCATTCCAAGACCCAACAAATTCAATTCTGCATCTGGGTTTTCCACCTCGTCCTCAAAGATTTTGAGAAACTCGTGTTTTCAATATGGCATCAAGCAAAATAAGTATACTACTGGCCCTTTTTTGGGTGGGGGTAGAAGATATTACTATGTTGATAGACACCAAGTTCATCACTTTCGTCCAAGAGGTCCACAGAGATGGTTTCAGAATCCAAGAACGGTTCTTACTGTTGTCTTGGTTGGTTCCGGATTAGTGATAACTGTTTACATGGGTAATTTGGAGACTATACCTTATACCAAGAGAACCCATTTTGTGCTTTTGTCTAAAGATCTTGAGAAAAGGCTGGGTGACACTCAGTTTCAACAGATGAAAGGGACATTCAAAGGGAAAATATTGCCAGCTATACATCCGGAAAGTGTTAGGGTGAGACTTATAGCTACAGATATAATTGAAGCTTTACAAAGAGGATTGAGAAAAGAACAAGTATGGACTGATCTTCACTATGCTTCAGGTGACATGGCATCTCATGGGACTACTAGTGGGCAGCATGAAACTTTAATGGCATTGAGTGATAGTAACCCCGAGGCGAAGTGGAGTAAAGAGGATGAGATTCTTGATGACAGTTGGGTTCAGAAAAGTAGGAAGAAGGGACAGGAAAAGGGGTCAGATTCCGCTACTGGGCATTTGGAGGGATTGAAGTGGGAGGTTTTGGTTGTAAATGAGCCTGTTGTTAATGCATTCTGTTTGCCTGGTGGCAAGATTGTAGTCTTCACAGGGTTGCTCGAACATTTTAGGACGGATGCTGAAATTGCAACCATAATTGGGCATGAG GTTGGGCATGCAGTGGCTCGCCATGCTGCTGAGGGAATTACGAAAAACTTGTGGTTTGCGATCATTCAAATGATTCTTTATCAGTTTGTTATGCCTGATGTTGTTAACACCATGTCAGCCCTGTTCCTAAGGCTTCCATTCTCACGCAG GATGGAGATGGAAGCAGATTACATAGGGCTGTTGTTGATGGCTTCTGCTGGATATAACCCTCGAATAGCTCCGTCAGTCTATGAGAAGCTGGGCAAGATTTCTGGTGAATCAGCCTTGAGAGATTATCTATCAACTCATCCTTCTGGAAAGAAGAGAGCACAATTGTTGGCTCAGGCTAAAGTAATGGATGAAGCCCTTTCGATATACAGGGAAGTGCAGGCGGGAAAGGGGATTGAGGGTTTCCTATAG